One stretch of Solenopsis invicta isolate M01_SB chromosome 16, UNIL_Sinv_3.0, whole genome shotgun sequence DNA includes these proteins:
- the LOC105206612 gene encoding uncharacterized protein LOC105206612 isoform X2: MARDSRRADPQRVVDSGGGGGGGGGGGGGNGATTRCKLLLVLLTLLLAIIVPAAHAESQGPSADFSRHTLVRPRVYHSRTKRQISSTKENDLEHTDVLTVAFNVDGVERVLDLRLNTDLIPVGYQQLHQHRGTYKVHTPSKVELCHYQGSVRDVPGSWVALSTCRGLRGVIFDGENLHHIHPEDESLDSAHYLYKHSDLIANNTCGYEGTPPHDVLPRDHREIKRFSRHKRAAEIIRGPYNANRQSRYVELVLVIDKKEYTALDENLDKVHQHCKDIANIINALYMPLNIFIALVGVQVWSESDEITLSPNGDTTLSNFLRYRREKLVQDIPNDNAQLLTRITFEGGVVGKALKGPICTYEFSGGVSMDHSNVVGLVAATVAHEMGHNFGMEHDGPDCGCPEEKCIMASSSGSSGPTHWSTCSLEHLALAFEHGMDYCLRNKPQKLFDSPICGNGFVEPGEQCDCGLKENCDNPCCNVTTCMLHSNASCATGECCDLKTCRPKTAGTECRNAEHECDLPEYCTGQSEYCPADVFKMDGETCSVGKAFCYQGSCRTHDDQCKLLWGPTGWSSDTQCYEMNNRGTKNGNCGYNRIDSSFIRCNDENLLCGMLHCKHLNERLEFGMESVATLSHSFINNGGKIIPCRSAIVDLGLSQVDPGLAPDGAKCAPGKMCVNQKCMSVADLRASVSGGKACPNNCNGNGVCNSLGHCHCNRGFRPPDCLQPGVGGSEDSGPADDPNARNDFITALYVIFLGVVPAVALLLFGVWYVRNSGQHWKKDVSTTDRGHNGLLIKTIDRSNPMSRNIETIDSSLSQDPACVSLLPKAETDERYNNNMFGQFKGFTITPIHSNNQSKLVEPTKPAPPPPGWMPTVAIKTNIVKPNIQKCNVPQRSNLLSNSNDSNSTAPTLPPLNPGSTSRPLISSPVLAATTCTSVELVGKVPTRPAPNVPMRPAPPPPTTFEPPVKPQRPNSTPLTNVILPEPEKKSEKGSTLNRIASMLRPGSGILRSNFQSNSQKDDKNTNSLPRSQHHKVNKVIDKEILRNLEISNPIPQTEIEIATPVIPVIPVTDVEKRNVVMRAQSMRDSKITPRPFIHTFGSMRQTTPVKRPTSIPASTRPTSPPPGPPNIAQTEKAAESAIKIPGLPGYQNPPVKTVQKPLENIYDDCMNLIAESSLTKITEESPTNDNIYAVIEETVPEKNRKNAELEPADNEYKLPKRIETTPASSNGLESMGLLSEIVSEISNRNFDSIYSTSTLSRKKKENNGETAMKDSENTGSNNSLGSYMNSSHYKVPGSIYSNSTSGKFNSSSSTTSSGYLHPSVINVPQVERKEPSKNISDANDNLKSISKNNPNTLVSNNPNVNDELSKELGMKPPENSIGFKSFTSTKTRPSNLIHIKKDDQTENKVPAKPPLNRTKTPPNIAKSPTSKDAPESSVKLARQSSDNTLKSLKSSKASDASLTTVRQNSDVSPTARQTQLNVNRSNSDVDKEESHTTVSLKNVPCSPKDNPGKFNSPDLVSSCSNSNQGGTKSPDVVGSNPKFSLPLKTIQKTPTLPRGGQKTPTTPLKPFSVTGKAVGLSERKKSPTGNASVSKSLSPSAKEANNGVTKPSNLTSKGSVKTEIKSGDGGTATKANPLQKMASGKSNVASLQQKFEANKNSSGVVRTMPSANGKKSVVRTTEVGGGGVRK, translated from the exons gACCTCGAGCATACGGATGTGCTGACGGTTGCTTTCAATGTAGACGGCGTTGAGCGTGTTCTCGACCTTCGACTGAACACCGATTTAATTCCAGTCGGCTATCAGCAGCTCCACCAGCATCGCGGCACGTACAAAGTGCACACCCCGTCGAAAGTT GAACTCTGTCATTACCAAGGTAGCGTTCGAGATGTTCCTGGCTCGTGGGTGGCGTTATCCACTTGCAGAGGATTGCGCGGTGTCATCTTCGATGGTGAGAACCTCCACCACATCCATCCGGAAGATGAGAGCTTGGATTCCGCGCATTACCTTTACAAGCACAGCGATCTCATTGCCAATAATACGTGCG GTTACGAAGGCACGCCGCCTCACGACGTTCTCCCTCGTGATCATCGCGAGATTAAAAGGTTCTCCAGG cacAAAAGAGCGGCTGAAATTATCCGTGGACCCTATAACGCGAACAGACAATCGCGTTACGTGGAGTTAGTACTTGTAATCGACAAGAAGGAATACACCGCGCTCGACGAGAACCTGGACAAAGTGCATCAGCACTGTAAGGACATCGCCAACATTATCAACGCT CTGTATATGCCGCTAAACATATTCATCGCCCTGGTCGGCGTGCAAGTGTGGTCCGAATCGGACGAGATAACACTCTCGCCAAATGGCGACACTACACTGTCGAATTTCCTGCGTTACCGCAGGGAGAAGCTGGTTCAGGATATTCCTAATGATAACGCCCAGTTGTTGAC ACGAATCACCTTCGAAGGCGGGGTAGTCGGCAAGGCTCTCAAGGGACCGATATGCACCTACGAGTTCTCCGGCGGTGTCTCCATGGATCACTCGAACGTTGTCGGCCTGGTCGCGGCCACTGTCGCCCACGAAATGGGCCATAATTTTGGCATGGAACACGACGGACCGGATTGCGGTTGTCCCGAAGAGAA GTGCATAATGGCGTCGTCCAGCGGGTCATCTGGACCAACGCATTGGTCCACATGTTCCTTGGAACATCTAGCTCTAGCCTTCGAGCACGGTATGGATTATTGCTTGAGGAACAAACCGCAGAAGCTTTTCGATAGTCCTATATGCGGTAATGGATTCGTCGAGCCGGGCGAACAGTGCGATTGCGGCCTGAAGGAGAATTGCGACAATCCATGCTGCAACGTGACCACCTGTATGCTGCACAGCAACGCGAGCTGCGCGACTGGCGAGTGCTGCGACCTGAAAACTTGCAGACCGAAGACCGCAGGCACGGAGTGCCGAAATGCCGAGCACGAGTGCGACCTGCCGGAATATTGCACTGGTCAGAGCGAATATTGTCCGGCGGACGTGTTTAAAATGGATGGTGAGACCTGCAGTGTGGGCAAAGCCTTTTGCTATCAGGGCTCATGCAGGACTCACGACgatcaatgtaaattattgtGGGGTCCCACCGGTTGGTCCTCCGACACGCAGTGTTATGAGATGAATAACAGGGGCACGAAAAATGGTAACTGTGGTTACAATCGTATCGACTCAAGTTTCATCAGATGTAACGATGA AAATCTTCTCTGTGGCATGCTACACTGCAAACATTTGAACGAACGACTAGAATTTGGTATGGAATCGGTGGCGACGTTAAGCCACTCGTTCATCAATAATGGTGGGAAAATAATTCCATGTCGTTCGGCCATAGTCGATCTCGGATTGAGTCAAGTTGACCCTGGTCTCGCACCGGATGGCGCCAAGTGTGCACCTGGGAAG ATGTGCGTTAATCAGAAGTGTATGTCAGTGGCGGATCTGAGAGCTTCCGTGTCCGGTGGGAAAGCTTGTCCAAATAACTGCAACGGTAACGGGGTGTGTAACAGCCTTGGCCACTGCCATTGTAATCGTGGTTTTCGACCACCCGACTGCCTTCAGCCTGGTGTTGGTGGTTCCGAAGATAGCGGACCAGCCGATGATCCTAACG CGAGAAACGATTTCATAACTGCGCTTTACGTTATCTTCCTGGGAGTGGTGCCCGCTGTAGCTTTGCTCCTATTCGGTGTCTGGTACGTCAGGAATTCCGGACAGCACTGGAAGAAGGATGTGTCTAC GACCGATCGCGGCCACAATGGATTGCTAATCAAAACGATCGATCGTTCCAACCCTATGTCCCGTAACATCGAAACGATCGATTCTAGTCTGAGTCAGGATCCCGCGTGCGTGAGTTTGTTGCCTAAGGCAGAGACCGACGAACGCTACAACAACAACATGTTTGGCCAATTTAAAGGCTTCACGATCACGCCGATCCACTCGAACAATCAGTCCAAACTGGTCGAGCCGACGAAACCGGCTCCACCTCCGCCGGGATGGATGCCAACTGTCGCGATCAAGACAAACATAGTTAAGCCGAACATACAAAAGTGCAATGTGCCACAAAGGAGCAATCTGTTGAGCAATTCTAATGATTCGAACTCGACCGCACCGACGTTGCCACCACTGAATCCCGGTTCTACGTCACGACCATTGATCAGTAGTCCCGTACTGGCAGCTACAACTTGCACATCCGTCGAATTAGTGGGCAAGGTACCTACCAGACCTGCCCCGAATGTACCTATGCGTCCAGCCCCGCCACCGCCAACCACTTTTGAGCCTCCTGTGAAGCCGCAGAGACCTAACAGCACGCCTCTGACAAACGTGATTCTGCCGGAACCCGAGAAGAAATCAGAAAAAGGCAGCACTCTCAACCGAATCGCGTCGATGTTGCGTCCTGGCTCCGGTATCCTGAGAAGCAACTTCCAGAGCAACTCACAGAAGGATGACAAGAACACAAATTCTTTGCCGAGGAGCCAGCATCACAAGGTCAATAAGGTCATCGACAAGGAGATATTGAGGAATCTCGAGATCTCCAATCCGATACCACAGACGGAGATCGAGATCGCGACGCCGGTCATTCCAGTGATACCAGTGACCGACGTCGAGAAGAGAAATGTGGTCATGCGTGCTCAATCAATGAGAGACAGTAAAATAACGCCGAGACCATTCATCCATACGTTCGGTTCGATGCGTCAGACGACGCCCGTCAAGAGGCCCACCAGTATTCCCGCTAGCACGAGGCCTACGTCGCCGCCTCCAGGCCCGCCGAATATTGCGCAGACAGAAAAAGCAGCCGAGAGCGCGATAAAGATTCCAGGACTGCCGGGTTATCAGAACCCACCGGTGAAAACTGTTCAGAAGCCGCTAGAGAACATCTATGATGACTGCATGAATTTGATCGCGGAATCGTCTCTGACGAAGATTACGGAGGAATCGCCTACGAATGATAATATCTACGCGGTGATAGAGGAAACTGTGCCAGAAAAGAATAGGAAAAACGCGGAATTGGAGCCAGCCGATAATGAGTATAAACTGCCAAAACGCATCGAAACGACTCCCGCCAGTTCGAACGGCTTGGAGTCGATGGGCTTGTTGTCAGAGATTGTATCAGAGATATCGAATCGTAATTTTGATTCCATATATTCCACTTCGACACTAAGcaggaagaagaaggagaatAATGGGGAAACTGCAATGAAAGATTCAGAAAATACGGGCTCCAACAATTCCTTGGGTAGCTACATGAATTCGAGCCATTACAAAGTACCAGGTAGCATTTATTCAAACTCGACGTCCGGCAAATTTAATTCTTCAAGCTCCACCACCAGCTCCGGTTACCTTCATCCATCCGTGATAAATGTTCCGCAAGTAGAAAGAAAAGAGCCGAGTAAAAATATTTCGGACGCGAACGACAATTTGAAATCGATCAGTAAAAATAATCCGAATACCCTCGTATCTAATAATCCTAATGTAAACGACGAGCTGTCCAAGGAACTTGGCATGAAGCCACCTGAGAATTCTATAGGGTTCAAATCGTTCACTTCAACAAAGACTCGACCGTCTAATTTGATACATATCAAGAAGGACGACCAAACTGAGAACAAGGTTCCAGCTAAGCCACCGTTAAATAGGACTAAGACACCTCCGAACATTGCGAAGAGCCCGACTTCCAAAGATGCGCCCGAGTCGAGTGTAAAACTCGCAAGACAAAGTTCAGATAATACGTTAAAATCCTTGAAATCCTCGAAAGCTTCCGACGCGAGTTTGACAACGGTCAGACAGAATTCAGACGTGAGTCCAACCGCGAGACAAACGCAACTGAACGTAAACAGGTCGAATAGCGACGTAGATAAAGAAGAATCACACACAACCGTGTCTCTCAAAAATGTGCCTTGTAGTCCTAAGGATAATCCAGGAAAGTTCAATAGCCCGGATTTGGTCTCAAGCTGTTCGAATTCGAATCAGGGTGGAACGAAGTCGCCGGATGTTGTGGGCAGCAATCCCAAGTTCAGTCTCCCGCTGAAGACCATTCAGAAGACACCGACACTGCCGAGGGGTGGCCAGAAGACGCCCACAACACCGTTGAAACCGTTCAGCGTTACAGGCAAAGCGGTCGGTCTCtcggaaagaaaaaaatctccgACTGGCAACGCGAGTGTGTCTAAATCGTTATCGCCGTCTGCCAAGGAAGCGAACAACGGTGTTACCAAGCCATCGAATTTGACATCGAAAGGGTCTGTTAAAACGGAAATTAAGAGTGGAGACGGAGGTACGGCAACGAAGGCGAATCCACTGCAAAAAATGGCGAGCGGTAAATCCAACGTAGCGTCGCTTCAGCAAAAATTCGAGGCTAACAAGAACAGTTCTGGTGTCGTGAGGACTATGCCGAGTGCGAATGGTAAAAAATCGGTGGTACGAACGACGGaagtcggcggcggcggagtGAGGAAATGA
- the LOC105206612 gene encoding uncharacterized protein LOC105206612 isoform X1 — protein sequence MARDSRRADPQRVVDSGGGGGGGGGGGGGNGATTRCKLLLVLLTLLLAIIVPAAHAESQGIVAREILINIVTESNAGNTSQERSTVRSPSADFSRHTLVRPRVYHSRTKRQISSTKENDLEHTDVLTVAFNVDGVERVLDLRLNTDLIPVGYQQLHQHRGTYKVHTPSKVELCHYQGSVRDVPGSWVALSTCRGLRGVIFDGENLHHIHPEDESLDSAHYLYKHSDLIANNTCGYEGTPPHDVLPRDHREIKRFSRHKRAAEIIRGPYNANRQSRYVELVLVIDKKEYTALDENLDKVHQHCKDIANIINALYMPLNIFIALVGVQVWSESDEITLSPNGDTTLSNFLRYRREKLVQDIPNDNAQLLTRITFEGGVVGKALKGPICTYEFSGGVSMDHSNVVGLVAATVAHEMGHNFGMEHDGPDCGCPEEKCIMASSSGSSGPTHWSTCSLEHLALAFEHGMDYCLRNKPQKLFDSPICGNGFVEPGEQCDCGLKENCDNPCCNVTTCMLHSNASCATGECCDLKTCRPKTAGTECRNAEHECDLPEYCTGQSEYCPADVFKMDGETCSVGKAFCYQGSCRTHDDQCKLLWGPTGWSSDTQCYEMNNRGTKNGNCGYNRIDSSFIRCNDENLLCGMLHCKHLNERLEFGMESVATLSHSFINNGGKIIPCRSAIVDLGLSQVDPGLAPDGAKCAPGKMCVNQKCMSVADLRASVSGGKACPNNCNGNGVCNSLGHCHCNRGFRPPDCLQPGVGGSEDSGPADDPNARNDFITALYVIFLGVVPAVALLLFGVWYVRNSGQHWKKDVSTTDRGHNGLLIKTIDRSNPMSRNIETIDSSLSQDPACVSLLPKAETDERYNNNMFGQFKGFTITPIHSNNQSKLVEPTKPAPPPPGWMPTVAIKTNIVKPNIQKCNVPQRSNLLSNSNDSNSTAPTLPPLNPGSTSRPLISSPVLAATTCTSVELVGKVPTRPAPNVPMRPAPPPPTTFEPPVKPQRPNSTPLTNVILPEPEKKSEKGSTLNRIASMLRPGSGILRSNFQSNSQKDDKNTNSLPRSQHHKVNKVIDKEILRNLEISNPIPQTEIEIATPVIPVIPVTDVEKRNVVMRAQSMRDSKITPRPFIHTFGSMRQTTPVKRPTSIPASTRPTSPPPGPPNIAQTEKAAESAIKIPGLPGYQNPPVKTVQKPLENIYDDCMNLIAESSLTKITEESPTNDNIYAVIEETVPEKNRKNAELEPADNEYKLPKRIETTPASSNGLESMGLLSEIVSEISNRNFDSIYSTSTLSRKKKENNGETAMKDSENTGSNNSLGSYMNSSHYKVPGSIYSNSTSGKFNSSSSTTSSGYLHPSVINVPQVERKEPSKNISDANDNLKSISKNNPNTLVSNNPNVNDELSKELGMKPPENSIGFKSFTSTKTRPSNLIHIKKDDQTENKVPAKPPLNRTKTPPNIAKSPTSKDAPESSVKLARQSSDNTLKSLKSSKASDASLTTVRQNSDVSPTARQTQLNVNRSNSDVDKEESHTTVSLKNVPCSPKDNPGKFNSPDLVSSCSNSNQGGTKSPDVVGSNPKFSLPLKTIQKTPTLPRGGQKTPTTPLKPFSVTGKAVGLSERKKSPTGNASVSKSLSPSAKEANNGVTKPSNLTSKGSVKTEIKSGDGGTATKANPLQKMASGKSNVASLQQKFEANKNSSGVVRTMPSANGKKSVVRTTEVGGGGVRK from the exons gACCTCGAGCATACGGATGTGCTGACGGTTGCTTTCAATGTAGACGGCGTTGAGCGTGTTCTCGACCTTCGACTGAACACCGATTTAATTCCAGTCGGCTATCAGCAGCTCCACCAGCATCGCGGCACGTACAAAGTGCACACCCCGTCGAAAGTT GAACTCTGTCATTACCAAGGTAGCGTTCGAGATGTTCCTGGCTCGTGGGTGGCGTTATCCACTTGCAGAGGATTGCGCGGTGTCATCTTCGATGGTGAGAACCTCCACCACATCCATCCGGAAGATGAGAGCTTGGATTCCGCGCATTACCTTTACAAGCACAGCGATCTCATTGCCAATAATACGTGCG GTTACGAAGGCACGCCGCCTCACGACGTTCTCCCTCGTGATCATCGCGAGATTAAAAGGTTCTCCAGG cacAAAAGAGCGGCTGAAATTATCCGTGGACCCTATAACGCGAACAGACAATCGCGTTACGTGGAGTTAGTACTTGTAATCGACAAGAAGGAATACACCGCGCTCGACGAGAACCTGGACAAAGTGCATCAGCACTGTAAGGACATCGCCAACATTATCAACGCT CTGTATATGCCGCTAAACATATTCATCGCCCTGGTCGGCGTGCAAGTGTGGTCCGAATCGGACGAGATAACACTCTCGCCAAATGGCGACACTACACTGTCGAATTTCCTGCGTTACCGCAGGGAGAAGCTGGTTCAGGATATTCCTAATGATAACGCCCAGTTGTTGAC ACGAATCACCTTCGAAGGCGGGGTAGTCGGCAAGGCTCTCAAGGGACCGATATGCACCTACGAGTTCTCCGGCGGTGTCTCCATGGATCACTCGAACGTTGTCGGCCTGGTCGCGGCCACTGTCGCCCACGAAATGGGCCATAATTTTGGCATGGAACACGACGGACCGGATTGCGGTTGTCCCGAAGAGAA GTGCATAATGGCGTCGTCCAGCGGGTCATCTGGACCAACGCATTGGTCCACATGTTCCTTGGAACATCTAGCTCTAGCCTTCGAGCACGGTATGGATTATTGCTTGAGGAACAAACCGCAGAAGCTTTTCGATAGTCCTATATGCGGTAATGGATTCGTCGAGCCGGGCGAACAGTGCGATTGCGGCCTGAAGGAGAATTGCGACAATCCATGCTGCAACGTGACCACCTGTATGCTGCACAGCAACGCGAGCTGCGCGACTGGCGAGTGCTGCGACCTGAAAACTTGCAGACCGAAGACCGCAGGCACGGAGTGCCGAAATGCCGAGCACGAGTGCGACCTGCCGGAATATTGCACTGGTCAGAGCGAATATTGTCCGGCGGACGTGTTTAAAATGGATGGTGAGACCTGCAGTGTGGGCAAAGCCTTTTGCTATCAGGGCTCATGCAGGACTCACGACgatcaatgtaaattattgtGGGGTCCCACCGGTTGGTCCTCCGACACGCAGTGTTATGAGATGAATAACAGGGGCACGAAAAATGGTAACTGTGGTTACAATCGTATCGACTCAAGTTTCATCAGATGTAACGATGA AAATCTTCTCTGTGGCATGCTACACTGCAAACATTTGAACGAACGACTAGAATTTGGTATGGAATCGGTGGCGACGTTAAGCCACTCGTTCATCAATAATGGTGGGAAAATAATTCCATGTCGTTCGGCCATAGTCGATCTCGGATTGAGTCAAGTTGACCCTGGTCTCGCACCGGATGGCGCCAAGTGTGCACCTGGGAAG ATGTGCGTTAATCAGAAGTGTATGTCAGTGGCGGATCTGAGAGCTTCCGTGTCCGGTGGGAAAGCTTGTCCAAATAACTGCAACGGTAACGGGGTGTGTAACAGCCTTGGCCACTGCCATTGTAATCGTGGTTTTCGACCACCCGACTGCCTTCAGCCTGGTGTTGGTGGTTCCGAAGATAGCGGACCAGCCGATGATCCTAACG CGAGAAACGATTTCATAACTGCGCTTTACGTTATCTTCCTGGGAGTGGTGCCCGCTGTAGCTTTGCTCCTATTCGGTGTCTGGTACGTCAGGAATTCCGGACAGCACTGGAAGAAGGATGTGTCTAC GACCGATCGCGGCCACAATGGATTGCTAATCAAAACGATCGATCGTTCCAACCCTATGTCCCGTAACATCGAAACGATCGATTCTAGTCTGAGTCAGGATCCCGCGTGCGTGAGTTTGTTGCCTAAGGCAGAGACCGACGAACGCTACAACAACAACATGTTTGGCCAATTTAAAGGCTTCACGATCACGCCGATCCACTCGAACAATCAGTCCAAACTGGTCGAGCCGACGAAACCGGCTCCACCTCCGCCGGGATGGATGCCAACTGTCGCGATCAAGACAAACATAGTTAAGCCGAACATACAAAAGTGCAATGTGCCACAAAGGAGCAATCTGTTGAGCAATTCTAATGATTCGAACTCGACCGCACCGACGTTGCCACCACTGAATCCCGGTTCTACGTCACGACCATTGATCAGTAGTCCCGTACTGGCAGCTACAACTTGCACATCCGTCGAATTAGTGGGCAAGGTACCTACCAGACCTGCCCCGAATGTACCTATGCGTCCAGCCCCGCCACCGCCAACCACTTTTGAGCCTCCTGTGAAGCCGCAGAGACCTAACAGCACGCCTCTGACAAACGTGATTCTGCCGGAACCCGAGAAGAAATCAGAAAAAGGCAGCACTCTCAACCGAATCGCGTCGATGTTGCGTCCTGGCTCCGGTATCCTGAGAAGCAACTTCCAGAGCAACTCACAGAAGGATGACAAGAACACAAATTCTTTGCCGAGGAGCCAGCATCACAAGGTCAATAAGGTCATCGACAAGGAGATATTGAGGAATCTCGAGATCTCCAATCCGATACCACAGACGGAGATCGAGATCGCGACGCCGGTCATTCCAGTGATACCAGTGACCGACGTCGAGAAGAGAAATGTGGTCATGCGTGCTCAATCAATGAGAGACAGTAAAATAACGCCGAGACCATTCATCCATACGTTCGGTTCGATGCGTCAGACGACGCCCGTCAAGAGGCCCACCAGTATTCCCGCTAGCACGAGGCCTACGTCGCCGCCTCCAGGCCCGCCGAATATTGCGCAGACAGAAAAAGCAGCCGAGAGCGCGATAAAGATTCCAGGACTGCCGGGTTATCAGAACCCACCGGTGAAAACTGTTCAGAAGCCGCTAGAGAACATCTATGATGACTGCATGAATTTGATCGCGGAATCGTCTCTGACGAAGATTACGGAGGAATCGCCTACGAATGATAATATCTACGCGGTGATAGAGGAAACTGTGCCAGAAAAGAATAGGAAAAACGCGGAATTGGAGCCAGCCGATAATGAGTATAAACTGCCAAAACGCATCGAAACGACTCCCGCCAGTTCGAACGGCTTGGAGTCGATGGGCTTGTTGTCAGAGATTGTATCAGAGATATCGAATCGTAATTTTGATTCCATATATTCCACTTCGACACTAAGcaggaagaagaaggagaatAATGGGGAAACTGCAATGAAAGATTCAGAAAATACGGGCTCCAACAATTCCTTGGGTAGCTACATGAATTCGAGCCATTACAAAGTACCAGGTAGCATTTATTCAAACTCGACGTCCGGCAAATTTAATTCTTCAAGCTCCACCACCAGCTCCGGTTACCTTCATCCATCCGTGATAAATGTTCCGCAAGTAGAAAGAAAAGAGCCGAGTAAAAATATTTCGGACGCGAACGACAATTTGAAATCGATCAGTAAAAATAATCCGAATACCCTCGTATCTAATAATCCTAATGTAAACGACGAGCTGTCCAAGGAACTTGGCATGAAGCCACCTGAGAATTCTATAGGGTTCAAATCGTTCACTTCAACAAAGACTCGACCGTCTAATTTGATACATATCAAGAAGGACGACCAAACTGAGAACAAGGTTCCAGCTAAGCCACCGTTAAATAGGACTAAGACACCTCCGAACATTGCGAAGAGCCCGACTTCCAAAGATGCGCCCGAGTCGAGTGTAAAACTCGCAAGACAAAGTTCAGATAATACGTTAAAATCCTTGAAATCCTCGAAAGCTTCCGACGCGAGTTTGACAACGGTCAGACAGAATTCAGACGTGAGTCCAACCGCGAGACAAACGCAACTGAACGTAAACAGGTCGAATAGCGACGTAGATAAAGAAGAATCACACACAACCGTGTCTCTCAAAAATGTGCCTTGTAGTCCTAAGGATAATCCAGGAAAGTTCAATAGCCCGGATTTGGTCTCAAGCTGTTCGAATTCGAATCAGGGTGGAACGAAGTCGCCGGATGTTGTGGGCAGCAATCCCAAGTTCAGTCTCCCGCTGAAGACCATTCAGAAGACACCGACACTGCCGAGGGGTGGCCAGAAGACGCCCACAACACCGTTGAAACCGTTCAGCGTTACAGGCAAAGCGGTCGGTCTCtcggaaagaaaaaaatctccgACTGGCAACGCGAGTGTGTCTAAATCGTTATCGCCGTCTGCCAAGGAAGCGAACAACGGTGTTACCAAGCCATCGAATTTGACATCGAAAGGGTCTGTTAAAACGGAAATTAAGAGTGGAGACGGAGGTACGGCAACGAAGGCGAATCCACTGCAAAAAATGGCGAGCGGTAAATCCAACGTAGCGTCGCTTCAGCAAAAATTCGAGGCTAACAAGAACAGTTCTGGTGTCGTGAGGACTATGCCGAGTGCGAATGGTAAAAAATCGGTGGTACGAACGACGGaagtcggcggcggcggagtGAGGAAATGA